GAGGGTCTCACCGCGGAGCCGCCCGCGCACCTGATCGACTGGGAGGGGAACGACTGGACGCCCGCGAGCGGACGCCCGGCCGCGCATCCCAACTCGCGGTTCACCGTGTCCGCTGCCCAGTGCCCGGTCATCGCGGATGAGTGGGACGTCGTCGACGGCGTTCCGATCGACGCCATCTTGTTCGGAGGCCGCCGGGCGACCAATGTGCCGCTGGTCGCCCAGGCCCGCGACTGGAAGCACGGTGTCTTCATCGGCGCGACCATCTCCTCCGAGCAGACCGCCGCTGCGGAGGGGACCGTCGGGGAGCTGCGCCGCGACCCGTTCGCGATGCTGCCCTTCTGTGGATACAACATGGCTGACTACTGGGCGCACTGGCTCCGGATGGGTGAGAAGCTCGGCGCGGACGCCCCCGCGATCTTCCAGGTGAACTGGTTCCGCAAGGGCGATGACGGCCGCTTCCTCTGGCCGGGCTTCAGCGAGAACGCCCGCGTCATCGAGTGGATCGCGCGCCGCGTCGAAGGGAGCGCCGGCGCCGAAGAGACGGCGATCGGCCGCCTCCCGCTCGCCGATGAGCTCGACCTCGACGGCCTCGGCCTGCCCGCTGAGGATCTCGCCGCGCTGTTCGACATCGACACCGAGCGCTGGCTCGCCGAGTGCGCTCTGACGGAGCAGTACTTCGCCCGTTTCGGCCCCCGGGTCCCCCCGGCTCTCACCGCCGAGCTGGCCTCCCTCCGCGACAAGCTTCGCGCCTAGCCGCCTCACCCGCCCCGTCTCCCGTGTCGCGCGGGAGGAGAACCGCTCAGAATCCGGGCCGGACAGCTTTCGTCTCGCCCGGATTCCGGCTTGATCTCCTCCCTTCCCGCACCGCACCGCGTCGCGGGGCCGGTGGCCGTGGCGCTACACGAGGAGCTGGTGCTTGGCGAGGTCGCGGTAGAGCGGAGTGGAGGCGACGAGCTCGGAGTGGGTGCCGATGCCGGCGACCCGGCCGTGGTCCAGGACGACGATCTGGTCGCTGTCCACGACGGTGGAGAGGCGGTGGGCGATCACGAGGAGTGTGCGGTCCTCCGCCACCGCGTCGATCGCCTCGCGCATGAGCTTCTCGTTCCGGCCGTCCAGGCTGGACGTCGACTCGTCCAGCAGCAGAACCGGGGGAGCGGCCAGCAGCGCCCGCGCGATCGCGAGCCGCTGGCGCTCGCCGCCCGAGAGCATGATGCCGTCCTCGCCCACCGGAGCGCCGAGCCCCTCATCGCTACGCTCCAGGACCTCGGTCAGGTTCACGGCGTGCAGCACCTCCACACAGCGCTCGTCGCTCGCGTGCGGCGCCGCGAGCACGAGGTTGTCGCGGATCGAGCCGGCCAGCACGGGAGCGTCTTGCTCGACGTAGCCGATCTGGGAGCGGAGGGATTCGCGGTCGAGGGTGCGCACATCCCTCCCGCCGAAGCGCACCTCGCCGGCCTCGGGGTCGTAGAAGCGCTCGATCAGAGCCAGGATGGTCGACTTGCCCGCACCGGACGGTCCGACCAGCGCGGTCCGCTTCCCGCGCGGCGCTGAGAAGCTGACCCCGTGCAGCACGCCCCCGCGCGGCCCTGGCGGAACATCCCGGCCACCGGCCGCCGCCTCCGCTCCGCTGCGCGCGATCGGCTCGGCGTCGTCCGGCTCCGTCGCTTTCGCTCTCGCCACGGACGCCGAGGGATACGCGAAGACGACTTCTGCGAACTCGATCGCCGGAACATCCGGGTCCAGGCTCACGTTCGCCGTGCCGACCGTCAGCGCCAGCGGCGCGATGTCCCGGTCGAACTGATCTTCCGTCGGCAGATCGAGGATCTCCTGGATGCGCCCCAGCGCCCCCAGCGCCGAGTTCACCGCCGCGATCGCCCCGAACGCCTGCCCGAGCGGCAGGACCATCATGAACAGGAACAGGATGAACGCCACCAGGTTCGCCACCGTGATCTCCCCGCTCGCCACCCGGAAGCCGCCGACCCCGAGCACGACCAGGAACGACACCTGCATCGCGATCCCGGCGATCGGCACCACCAGCGCCGAGATCTTCGCGACCTGGACGCCCATCTTCCACGCGCCCGTCGCATCCTCGTCCACCGCCGCGATCTCCCGCTCCGTCGCGTTCGCGGCCCGGATCGTCCGCACGGAGCCGATCGCGCGCTCCACGGCAGCGGCCAGGTCGCCCACCTTCGCCTGCGCCTTCTGACTTGCCACGCGGATGCGTCCCGACAGTGTCGTCACGACCACCACGGACACCGCGACCACCAGCACCGTCAGGCCGAGGAGGACGGGGTCGATGATCAGCATCGCGATCAGCGCGCCCACGAAGGTCAGCGAGCCGCCGATCGCCTCCACCAGACCCTGCGTGAGGACGGCGCGGAGCAGCGTCGTGTCCGAGCCGACCCGGGAGACGAGGTCGCCGGTGCGCCGGGTGTCGAACTCGCTGATCGGCAGTCGCAGCATCCGCGCCACCAGCTTCCGCCGCGACGACAGCACAACGCCCTCTCCGGTCCGCTGCAGCAGGTAGTGCTGGTATCCCGAGATCAGCCCGGCCGCCACGACCAGCGCCACCAGCCCCCAGACCAGAGCGCCGAGCGGCTCGCCCTTCCCGACGACCGTGATCACCTGGCTGACGAGCAACGGCTGGGCCAGGCTGGCGGCGGCGCCGAGCACGCTCAGCACCACGACGAACGACAGCGCGCCGCGGTGCTCCAGGAGGTAGGGGAACAGCTGGCTGAACCGCGCGCGCGGTCCGTCCTCTTTCCCGCGCCGGGCGAAGGGAGAGCGGCGGCGGGGAGCGGAGGTCGTGTCAGAGCTCATGGCGAATCCATTCCGGGCGGGCGAAGAGGGGAGGAGCGGTGCGAAGCGGCCACCCCATCGACCGTACGTCCTGCGGACTGCCTATTCGCTGTGATTGCCCGGGCCAGCTCAGCTCCCGGCGCCGGTGTAGTCCACGTCTTTCGTCTCGTGGGAGAGCAGCAGCGCGAGGAGGGTGAGCGCGCCGGCGGTGGACAGGTAGACACCCACCCACACGGTACTTCCACCCCCGATCGTCCACAGCCACACGGCGATGGTGGGAGCCACGGCCGCACCGAGGACGCTCGACAGGTTGTACGCGACGGCGGAGCCCGTGTAGCGCACGTTGGTCGGGAACAGCTCCGGCAGTTCCGCGCCCATCGGCCCGAAGGTCAGACCCATCAGGGTGAAGCCGACGATGAGCAGCCCCATCGCGCCGACCGGGCTGCCGGCGAAGAGCGGAACGAAGAGGAGGCCGAACGCGATGATGCCGAGCGTCACCCCGATCAGCGTCTTGCGGCGGCCGAAACGTTCCGCGAGCGGCCCGGACACCAGTGTGAAGACGCCGAAGAACACCACGCCGACGATGAGCATGATGAGGAAGTCGTTGCGGGTGTAGCCGAGGCCGGGGACGAATCCGGCCGGGTCGAAGGTCTTGCCGGCCTTCTCGGCGGCGAGCGCGGCGTCCTGGGTCGCGGCGGCCGTGCCGTAGGTGAGCGTGAACGCCGTCATCAGATAGAAGAGCACATAGGTGGCCAGCATGATGAACGTGCCCAGCACGATCTCACGCCAGTTTCGTCTGGAAGACCCGGGCCACCGGCAGCTTGGCGACCTCGCCGTCGTCGACGACCTTCTGGAACGCCGGCGTCTCCACGAGCGTGAGGCGCACATAAAGCCCCACGACGATCAGCACAGCGCTCAGGAGGAAGGGGAGCCGCCAGCCCCAGGAGGCGAACTGCTCGGCGCTCATCGATAGGCTGAGGACCAGGAACAGCGCATCCGCGACGATGAAGCCGATGGGCGCGCCCAGCTGTGGGAAGGTGCCGTAGATAGCGCGTTTGCCGGCCGGGGCGTTCTCCGTCGCGAGGAGCGCAGCCCCGCTCCACTCGTCGCCGAGTCCGAGGCCCTGGCAGAACCGCATCACGACCAAGAGGAGCGGCGCCCAGAGCTCCCAGCCCGGAACCTGCGCTGTCGGCAGGCAGCTGATCAGCACGGTCGCGATCCCCATCGTCAGCAGCGAGCCGACCAGCGCTCCCTTGCGGCCGATCCGGTCGCCGAAGTGGCCGAACAGGACGCTGCCGACCGGCCGCGCGATGAATGCGACGCCGAACACGGCGAACGACGAGAGCAGGGCTGCGGTCGGGTCCTCGCTCGTGAAGAACAGCGACGGGAAGACGAGCACGGCCGCTGTCGCGTAGACGTAGAAGTCGTAGAACTCGATGGAGGTGCCGATGAGGCTGGCGAGGATGACGCGCCCGCGCGAGTTAACGGGCGCGGTGGCGGTGACGGGGGCCGTCGAGGACATGCGTGGGGACTTCCGGTGACGATGACGGGCAGGGGACGGAGGCGTCCGTGAAGCGGGCAGCGTCGGTGGAACGTCGCGCGGGTGGGACAGCTGTGGGCGCTTGTGGCGCGCCCTCCAGCTTACGGTCGGCAGAGCCGGCCGTCTAACCGCGGCGACCAGCCGTGTGCGAATCGGGGCCGTTTGCGGCCGTGAGTGCTGGAGCGAAGGCGGCACCGGATGCGCTTT
Above is a genomic segment from Leifsonia xyli subsp. xyli str. CTCB07 containing:
- a CDS encoding ABC transporter ATP-binding protein; protein product: MSSDTTSAPRRRSPFARRGKEDGPRARFSQLFPYLLEHRGALSFVVVLSVLGAAASLAQPLLVSQVITVVGKGEPLGALVWGLVALVVAAGLISGYQHYLLQRTGEGVVLSSRRKLVARMLRLPISEFDTRRTGDLVSRVGSDTTLLRAVLTQGLVEAIGGSLTFVGALIAMLIIDPVLLGLTVLVVAVSVVVVTTLSGRIRVASQKAQAKVGDLAAAVERAIGSVRTIRAANATEREIAAVDEDATGAWKMGVQVAKISALVVPIAGIAMQVSFLVVLGVGGFRVASGEITVANLVAFILFLFMMVLPLGQAFGAIAAVNSALGALGRIQEILDLPTEDQFDRDIAPLALTVGTANVSLDPDVPAIEFAEVVFAYPSASVARAKATEPDDAEPIARSGAEAAAGGRDVPPGPRGGVLHGVSFSAPRGKRTALVGPSGAGKSTILALIERFYDPEAGEVRFGGRDVRTLDRESLRSQIGYVEQDAPVLAGSIRDNLVLAAPHASDERCVEVLHAVNLTEVLERSDEGLGAPVGEDGIMLSGGERQRLAIARALLAAPPVLLLDESTSSLDGRNEKLMREAIDAVAEDRTLLVIAHRLSTVVDSDQIVVLDHGRVAGIGTHSELVASTPLYRDLAKHQLLV